From the Halomonas meridiana genome, one window contains:
- a CDS encoding GFA family protein: MHKGSCLCGAVVFELLSELKATTHCHCKMCQKQNGAAFATYASLPKADLRYVSGEEHLSSYNSSGNIVRKFCSVCGSSIEWSGSEKFPDWVSIAVATLDTSFFPKNIQQAHQESRACWLEIS; encoded by the coding sequence ATGCACAAAGGTAGCTGTTTATGTGGAGCAGTGGTTTTTGAGCTTCTATCGGAGCTAAAAGCTACAACTCACTGTCATTGCAAAATGTGCCAGAAGCAAAATGGTGCTGCTTTTGCAACTTATGCAAGTCTACCTAAAGCAGATTTAAGATATGTTTCGGGTGAAGAGCATCTTTCCTCATACAACTCATCCGGAAACATTGTCCGCAAGTTTTGTAGTGTGTGTGGTTCCAGCATAGAATGGAGCGGTAGTGAAAAATTTCCAGACTGGGTATCTATTGCAGTCGCAACACTTGATACTTCGTTTTTCCCTAAAAATATCCAGCAAGCTCACCAAGAGTCCAGAGCCTGCTGGCTAGAAATCAGTTAA
- a CDS encoding ketopantoate reductase family protein produces the protein MTTHWILGPGAIGRLLAHSLTPFVDVAVIGRRSLPARQVLTTPEGDVRAQHLTSLTAEQLVADATEPPAFVHITTKAMAAEAALASIASVLPPSTPLVLWQNGFYAQPRITDTWPGPVLCATTTQGAYLTGDDGVVHAGRGPTFVGDLDNQHAGLAASLAVLLSEAGLTASAVNDIRSRLWQKLAVNAAINPLVALHGVRNGELRGDAYSGRVVAVVKEVTAILAKEGVVPPNGGEGEAAWLALVWQVVENTANNKASMLQDVEAKQLTERGAILGPLIERAERHGLECEVLKGLDRKLAQVEAGV, from the coding sequence ATGACCACCCACTGGATTCTTGGCCCTGGGGCCATTGGCCGTTTGTTGGCGCACTCGCTAACCCCGTTCGTTGACGTAGCCGTGATTGGCCGCCGGTCATTGCCTGCGCGGCAGGTGCTGACCACCCCGGAAGGCGACGTGCGTGCGCAGCACTTAACCTCGCTTACCGCTGAGCAGTTGGTGGCGGATGCAACTGAGCCGCCTGCGTTTGTGCATATCACTACGAAAGCCATGGCTGCCGAGGCGGCGCTTGCGAGTATTGCGAGCGTGCTGCCCCCTTCTACCCCACTGGTGCTGTGGCAGAACGGTTTTTATGCGCAGCCGCGTATTACCGACACGTGGCCCGGGCCTGTGCTGTGCGCCACCACGACTCAGGGGGCGTACTTAACCGGGGATGATGGCGTGGTGCACGCCGGGCGCGGGCCAACGTTTGTGGGAGACTTGGATAACCAGCACGCCGGGTTAGCGGCATCCTTAGCGGTGCTGCTGAGTGAGGCTGGGCTTACTGCTTCGGCGGTAAACGATATTCGCAGCCGTCTGTGGCAGAAGTTAGCGGTAAATGCGGCAATCAACCCACTGGTGGCGCTGCATGGCGTGCGTAACGGAGAGCTTCGTGGAGATGCCTATTCAGGCCGCGTAGTGGCCGTGGTGAAGGAAGTGACGGCGATTTTAGCGAAGGAAGGCGTTGTACCACCAAACGGTGGTGAGGGTGAAGCCGCCTGGCTGGCACTGGTATGGCAAGTGGTGGAGAACACCGCGAATAACAAAGCCTCGATGTTGCAGGATGTGGAGGCCAAGCAGCTGACCGAGCGCGGGGCGATTTTGGGGCCGTTGATTGAGCGCGCTGAGCGGCATGGGTTGGAGTGTGAGGTGTTGAAGGGGTTGGATAGGAAGTTGGCGCAGGTGGAAGCCGGGGTTTAA
- a CDS encoding glutathione S-transferase family protein yields MITLWGRNNSTNVKKVLWALEELQLPFEMVMAGLQHGVNDTPEYLAMNPNGLVPLLKDDATQSVLWESNTILRYLAAQYAPNHLWIEAPAKRAQMEKWMDWSTSLLTPAHRTILMGYVRTPPEQRDSALLDPAIATCEKLFAQLDAALNQQQWFSGDEFGLADIAIAPFAYNLLNSGLTWQPHPHLTRWTEQLAERPAYRKAVMIPVT; encoded by the coding sequence ATGATTACGCTTTGGGGCCGCAACAACTCCACCAACGTCAAGAAAGTGCTCTGGGCACTGGAAGAGCTGCAACTGCCGTTCGAGATGGTCATGGCGGGTTTGCAGCACGGCGTTAATGACACGCCGGAATACCTTGCCATGAACCCCAATGGCCTAGTGCCGCTACTCAAAGACGACGCGACGCAAAGCGTGCTGTGGGAGTCCAACACCATCCTCCGCTATTTGGCGGCGCAATATGCCCCTAACCATTTATGGATCGAAGCACCCGCCAAGCGCGCGCAGATGGAAAAGTGGATGGACTGGTCCACCAGCCTGCTAACCCCCGCCCATCGCACCATTTTGATGGGCTATGTACGCACCCCGCCAGAGCAGCGCGATAGCGCATTGTTAGACCCCGCCATCGCCACCTGTGAAAAGCTCTTCGCCCAGCTAGACGCCGCGTTAAACCAGCAGCAATGGTTCTCTGGCGATGAATTCGGCCTTGCCGACATCGCCATCGCCCCGTTCGCCTACAACCTGCTCAACAGCGGCCTCACCTGGCAACCCCACCCGCACCTAACGCGCTGGACTGAACAGCTCGCCGAACGCCCCGCTTACCGCAAGGCGGTGATGATTCCCGTTACCTAA